AAACCCGACTATTCACGATTaaacgatccacttcaaccgatactctcctctcacacccggaacttgtttcttcaactcgccaagCACCCGGAAAAGCTTTATTAATCACAAACTgtgtacccttcagcttcctactgtttctcgtgatgaaatggatgtcctgatcgtccggaaaatgcgcaatgattggcccgttatctattttcttgcccaatgcatgtgctcgattaacccaggtacctgctcgtgcccccaaatgactcacacaaaagtctttgacagttctcacgtaatccactgttgcacattcatatttcagcccgcgaaaaattatattgttccttctcgatctattttcaaaattttccatcttcctgattatgagattattctgaattttttgaacaacaatttgatttcttaactgttaattctcgacagagagtttattcactttttcaattagaccatttaaatccacctttgtagctagcagcgcgagtttttcatccatagacttactaaaccgcttttcaaaacggtcaaatagtgattcaataatgtctgagttcacattaccggaagctttaacacttgggtctggagcacgctttttctgttccatctcttcgagctcaggcgaacttttagcacgaggactcttcttagcactatcgtccggtgaaaagtattgttagatactgttcttattcattcagcttcgaatatttcgattcactgagaacaatttcacaaataaaaacaattgataattcaatttattacaaaagaactTTTAGCTCTAGGTCTCTTTTTAGCACTACCGTCTGGTGGAAAGTATTGTTGGATactgttttcattaatttaactttgaatatttcgattcacttgaaaacaatttcacaaataaataacaaattgataattcaattattacgaaagaactttttaggttaaacatgcattaaatgaaccgattaagcacgacccgtccggaaacttgagataagagagcaaaacaattctgcgaccgctccgttcaacagctcactatcaactcctaatttgagaacatacgatttgaaatcgaaaagttgtcagttgtaattggggaatgatttaaaaaaccaatactttattttccataactgtactcataaaaaataatatgataatattttatattcaaatgaaacgtttagttttttttaaataaaaaaatatttttgagccccaaaatccattggagagttaccgaattgcttgatcaagagattcaattgattgatgataaagttcaattgcgccgtgaacatagagaatttgatcttcatcaagttcaatgtttggagacaaaagtcgtgttgccaatacatacatagaaatgattctcattaatcattcgtgaacagtacagggaaataatatttcacaattgaaataataatttcacacatacaaagcctatggaatactgtatacgtagtacagtatcctttcctgctcaaatcaaacctgtactgtaggctacagaagagtcacgacatgtcaattggaaaattttctcattttcaaatgtctgctcatgatatgatatcttctcatttacatttgacgatttctcaaatacaatcactactctcaattacatgtgtgatgacttcctaaatacaattgactattctcattaggctacatctgacattctctcaattacaagtgactattctcaaatacattgatactttctcaaattaactttttactttctcaaataaaattggaaaatgtgttTTGACTCGAATTCCAAGCGTGGATTAGGGCTGAAATTGACAAATAGGGACTATCTTTGAGTTTAATTTCAATTCTAGGACGAGGGGAAGCTAGATTCAGAATAGTTTAGGagcaatgaattttcaaaactcTTATCACCAAAcgactttgaaaattttgtgcatcatataacaaaaaattactTACTCATAACAAGAGTAAGTTTTCTAGATGTAAAATTGCATTACAAATACTTTTTATTtcgtatattttttcaattagagCCATAGTTTTTGAGTAAAAAGCATTTTTACTTGTTTTTTGTTCATTCAACTCTAATCAGACAAAATCCTGGTGATTCTGTGGAAAGCAATAGGATTTTTGTGAGATTTAAcgaaaaaatttcaacttttccaTACTTTGTATGAAATAGCTTATTAACTTATCATATATAATAGTGAGAATCttagtaggctatatatatTTCCAGTTTTCTtaagttttatttgaaaaaaatggagaatagCTATAAATATTGATCTTGTGATATTTTAAATTAGAGCTAAATAGCGCGCGCAGAATGTATGTAGGTAGCACTGGTTCTGCGCCATGGCCATTTTGATCTATATAAGTTGAAAGAGAAAGTGTTTGCTCGCTGGCTGTTTGCTCTTCTTTCTTCGGTCTTTACTTCTTTGTGGCTATCTTGAAAACGTTGAATCCTAGAATTCTTGAAAAACGTGGAATCCATAAATTGCAAAGGTAtgtgtaatatatttttccataactCCTCATAAGTTActgttataaaatatttaatattatagacTGAGCCAATCAATGTAGAATAGGCTATGTCATTTCTTTGTTCAGTTCTCATCATGCAGTATCTGTAGAGGCTGTTAATTTGTTACCTGTGATTTGATCAATAAGTTGCAAATAAGGTGTaatgttataggcctattatttttCCTCAACTTCTTGAAGGTGATCTTCATTTTTGATTTTCAGAATAGCCTATGAATCTTATAGACCTGGCTAATCAATGCATAATACGCTGTCTTTTTAAGGTTGCTTAGGTTAAGTCTGtgtgattttaaaaatttatcaacGCTAGCCTATGTCATGAACAGTAAATTGACAAAACAAAATCGGTTACTTATAAAATTATTAGGcctataaaaaaattgaattgtgtACCATTGTCAATGTTACACAACCTAATCAAGGCCAACCTATAGAACCTAACCTTTCAGAATTTTTTGGTTAAAAACTGATATATTCACGACACagttaattttttcataaagCATTTTTATGTACCCTCTAAAATCACTGGTAAAATGGGTAAATACTGGTGAAAGTATAAATccccatttttatttttttaaatattttgttttaatattataaatacttgTTCCAGAATTCAGAAAATAAGTTCTTCAGCAATTAGCTCTTCTGAGAGCTACTACTAACAGCAACCGAGACATGTTGGAATCAATATTGAAATCtcaaaatcaaaatacagaCCCCTGGTCAAACCAGCAGCATGATGAAATCAACTTTGATCCGGCACGATTGCCAATGAAGACTGAGGAGAGTCTGCTCAAAATAGAAGAGGAGCTGAGAGATAATCATTCCAAAAATAACATGGTAAGATATACTTTGTTGGTACAACTTcagatttcaattttcagtttaaTGTACAAGTAAATCTGCAACTGGTGttcaattttttaaacaatattaGTTTTTTAAACTTGAAGTTTCTCCAAACTAAACTGTATAAGATATTATTGTCAGGAGAAATGCTTGGATCTTATGGACATACTGATGTTAAaaccattaaaaaataaaattattatgtttgatgTTACTATGTTAAAGTAAAGAAGTTTTTactagttttttttataaattgtttaaaCAAATTGAGACAATACAGTAGAGTTTTGGTATTCCAAGCTTATTGGGACCAAACCTTCTTTGGATAAGTAGGAATTTGGAATAGGtggattttattaaaaattagaaaataaaaatgtaattgagTTATGACTTATATAGTATTGAGTCTATTATCCAAACCAATTGGTCAGCAGAGCATATTGCATGTTGACTCGAAATGCTGAGTACCTATTtatcctcaacttcattcaGATTGGACACCTCTTATTCTTAtgtgttattttaaatttactaCAGTTGTGCTGGACTTTGCTTGCAGTGTTAATAATAAGAGTTTTACTACATTGTTAATATGGTTTTTGTTTTTAACTTTCCAGGTCAACTACCTGAGTAAAATTGGCGAAAACAGCATAAATGACATGACGAAAAGAATAATGAGAAGACTTATTGGTGATGAATTAGCCAAAGACTACAGCTGGTTTGGTGCGAAAGggaaaaaacagttttcaattcttcaaagtgCCAGAGTCCTTGAGGGTAAGTGCATGTGTTTAGTTGTCCAAACGACTATTAGTTGCATACAATTCGtaactcaatgcaacttgagCTATTTATCTTGACTTTCAACGCtttcaatagaacagctgacAATATCAGTGTTTTAGCGAGCTCTTCAGCCCGGGGCTCACTCACTAGCTAGTGAAGGTAGTGGCTCACTATACTTTGTTTACCAAAACGATGGAGTGAATGTGAGCAAAGAATTATTTTGGTTCGAAAACACTATCAGTTGAAAAGTCTTGAGGTAGTTTCACATTctgttcaatatatttttttaatgattgccaaaattgaaaattagctcTTTTTACATGAAGGAGTAGTCATAtgtgaatcaatatttcaggctttcagctgataattttaCCAAAACAAAACTACTAGTACTTCTGGGAACAGTAGACATTGCGCAGTTATAGCTATAGTCAAAATACCGCATCCCCAAAAAATTTTAAGGTGACGTTCAGCAAAACTAAATTACACAAATGTTCTGAGATGCAAGCTTTTTGCTTTTCATTatctaaacattttgaataatacCAGCATATTGCGATTTAAAAGCAAAAGCCTAAACCCCTAACCTAtggttttaaataaaaatttaagttTCCATTATCTTCTTAAGTTAAGTTCATTCGTCTTTATACTTATGattttcggggatgagatattctGATTTTCGCAGTTATAGGCCTAAaccatattatccttaaaacgcaaaatttcaaaaagccttgtgtatacatcgacttatagttaaaaaatgaatattcctgccaaatctcatgaaaatccATTGCCGCATTtagccgtaaatgcggaacaaacaataaacataaagaaaaatgctaaatcgtcgacttgaatcttagacttcactttgattggtcaataattattattatgatattcaatcCGTTCTTTTGTTAGAcagaatatagtatatatttacATTACTCGTGATTGGTCCAGGACCAATGCCTGGTATATAGGGGGTCCTGATTGGTCTACTAGTGATTCAGTGAACAGTAGGGCTTGTTCACTTGGGCAAGAGAAATAATGTGGTTGCCTTGAATATCGTTTTAAGggattgaaaactaaaattgtAAAACACCATTTAAACCTCACTCTGACTATAATAAAATCAGCAGTTTACAACAATTTGATCTTCATTTCAGAAGCTGTTAAGATGGGGTTTCAAGAAGCAACGGAAAAAACGATTGAAGAGGCCACCAAAAATTGGTTGAGGCATGCTCCTGAACGTCAAACCGGAAAACAAAAACGGTTCTTGTAGTAGCTGTAGTAAAACATCTAAAATTGCATCATATATTTGccataaaacaaaacaaaaacggTGTTTGTAGTAGCTGTAGTTAAACATCTAAAATTGCATCATATATTTGCCATACTTCATGAACcttgaatatgtttttaaaagtaaataacaataggcctataaataatagtttaaattaAGTTCAATGAGTACTACTAACTTTTTTCATGATTCTCTTAGAATAATGTAACTCATTCATAACAAAATTCTTACGTTTTCCCACATTATCTTAGTATATGGAAAAAGTCTTGCTTTATCAATACTTttgaatcaaaattttcaaggttatatccattttgtaaaatatttatttgtacaCCTAGCAGTGGCGGCTGGTGTAAATATAGATTGGAGGTTGCAGATACCAATCCTAACTTTCATAGGAAGTAAGAACGCGATAAATAGGGATTATTAAATTGTCATTTTAATAGGGATAATTGTCATAGAACTTGAATTATATCattttcccaacaaaattcCAAGTCACTGTAAGAGATAACAATAAGTGAAATAAATAAGTTACAAGATTCAATCAAtacaatagaaatagaaagcccaaaactgttctacATAAGATCAGTCTTAATATTATTAGCCTGGAAATACAATATATAGCACAGTAATATTTTTAACTTGTACTTACGCGCTCACGCAAACCCTTACTGATTGTGTGGAATTCTCAATATTAGAAGGTCTCACAAACTTCTCAAGTTCAATTACATTCTCAATTGCTTTTAACTAAATATCCAATTatccaataaattttcaatagaatgaatatagTTTTTGTTTATTACACGATCACTTACATATCCTTGTTTATTATTACACACACGTTTATTTTGTTTTGGAGCCGCCACTGACACCTAGGGAGGAAAGTTATACTTTTATGAACTGATGTTGATGGTTTTTAATTAACCTgtgatttcaaaataaaattttgttaaaattttaatatgcattttatttattgaaattctttttTAACAGAATCTAGAATTGAGTACCGTTTCGGGCCAAGAACTGCACCGGAATGGTAACTAAATCTTcactatattataaaaaaatgtattcatgaCAAACATCTTAGTTCCTCAATGGTCAAGAAAGCAAGACCAAATTTGGTCGTAAGTAGATGTCCAATGGATttcctaattttataattatggcATCCACAAGACATCTATATGATGTCCTACAATATCCAAAAAAGTCTAGCATGGATTGAATTAGGATGTAGATGGATGTCCAGTGGCTAtcctaatttcataattattgcaTCCGGAAGACATCCGTAGGATGTCCTACAATATCCAAACAATGTCTAGTGTGGATTAAATTTGGATGTCTGACGGACATCGGATTCTGTGACACTTGAATGTCCTGTGGACGTCCATAGGACATATTTTGGCAAAAAACGGATGTCCGCCGGATATTCTAAATATCCGACATGGCCATCCACTGGACGTCCAACAGAGGTCTCTGTGTTGTCTGGGTATAGTAGTGCTTATGCTCTATTTAACCATGTATTATGAAATAGTATCAGAAAAACTATTGGTTATTGTTCCCCTTGGAGTACAGTTCACAACTACAAACAGTTTAGGTCAACGCAACGTCATGTTTTACCCGTGGAACTCAGTGCGTGATGTTTTGATCGTAGAAGTGATAACAGGACAAAAAGTATTATTCTATTTGGCATTAAGCATTGAAACAAACAGTAATGAAACAAAACTTTTGATGCTGtttcaaaacacaaaaccaAGACTTTCAGTTCTGGAACGAATCTATACACCTTTGCAAGAACTGATAAGTAATCGCCGAAAACAATCAGAATTTCCAGATCAAGAAGGTgttgcaataaatgaattattctcTATTTGAAAAAACGGTTATTATCCTAATAATAGTATCCTATATGCTATCAATTGGGGTAGGCACTAGCGGTAGGATATtcatgtacacacatgttcatcaagcATGTCTTGTCATCAGCAAGAGgcttcaaacataaaataaacaaccaatacaaataaataaactactAGTTATAATGATGGGAAAAAATTAACCTTAAATAGAGCAGCAAAGAAAAGATAAACAAAATAtcggagatacaaaaacctaacatCAAACAATTTGTtttaaggcccgccgcaaaatagacccacgctaatccacgaaaagcaacccacgccgtgcgatgttttgtaaatcattgctaggcttctccagacatctgtgtaatacatgcaatgaataatccacttgtcagctgattgattatgaatgattctatggcaatggtttacaaaacatcccacggcctgggttgcttttcgtgggtctactttgcgacGGGCCTaagcctttcgctgtgatgacacaacaatgaaTGTAATATGACGACGTGTGTATCACGCATGTcgtaccgttagtggccagccttatgcTGCATCCACATTTAGGCCCAATGCGTACAAATGACCACCAGCGCAAGA
Above is a genomic segment from Nilaparvata lugens isolate BPH unplaced genomic scaffold, ASM1435652v1 scaffold6052, whole genome shotgun sequence containing:
- the LOC120356175 gene encoding uncharacterized protein LOC120356175 isoform X2 yields the protein MLESILKSQNQNTDPWSNQQHDEINFDPARLPMKTEESLLKIEEELRDNHSKNNMVNYLSKIGENSINDMTKRIMRRLIGDELAKDYSWFGAKGKKQFSILQSARVLEAVKMGFQEATEKTIEEATKNWLRHAPERQTGKQKRFL
- the LOC120356175 gene encoding uncharacterized protein LOC120356175 isoform X1, which encodes MLESILKSQNQNTDPWSNQQHDEINFDPARLPMKTEESLLKIEEELRDNHSKNNMVNYLSKIGENSINDMTKRIMRRLIGDELAKDYSWFGAKGKKQFSILQSARVLEEAVKMGFQEATEKTIEEATKNWLRHAPERQTGKQKRFL